In Leifsonia sp. ZF2019, a genomic segment contains:
- a CDS encoding glycosyltransferase — protein sequence MRLSRLKRLPSRVKRAARFEIHAHWRRQPLVAGSVFYESFSGNGMLDNPEAVFRALLAAPDLQHLTHVWALSDFDQYRSAIDEFSGDPRVTFVRYGSASYYRALATSQYLVNNATFPPDFSKRDGQVYLNTWHGTPLKRMGYDIEDGALGAANILRNFVQADYLLSANPFMTEQMYETAYKLRGIYRGTLVEEGYPRIDRQFLDDAGRAAVRTRLTAAGIPLGDRAVVLYAPTWKGTTFGRPTDDLDEMLEHIHRIEEQLDTSRYVVLLKTHQSVHALAAHRPELKRLLVPNEIPTNLVLGASDLLISDYSSIFFDFLRTGRPIVFFTPDLADYAGTRGLYFEPDEWPGPVYESAREVGEAIARIAADGDRVPEADRERYDSMQRRFTPYEDGHAADRVVDIVFRGARDGYRLRDDLADDGRRKILLYLGGMRPNGITTSALNLLNNLDHDQYDVSAFFAQSRSRPTIAKQQQIHPAVRQFPRVGGMNGAKLLHLARHLHFRRGRIAEHADVPAQNRLWDDEWYRCFGESRFDYVVDFSGYGPFWAALLLHSPDAQRAIWLHNDLASDAHREVNGEKKMLHSLTQIFTLYGQYDHLVSVSPTLSDINREALAEYAAPEKFLSALNTVDAEHILENARADLHKVAFDEETGIVPEWAEALLADDDVTTFVNVGRLSPEKNQARLVRAFATVHAENPKTRLVIVGSGPLADDLRALIAELGLEHAAFLTGMQRNPHAIMAAADCFVLSSDYEGQPMVILEALVLDLPIVTVEFASAKNALPAGSGLVVPQTDDGVADGMRAFLAGTVPAGRFDSAAYNRKAVGEFYRAIGATRALAEKP from the coding sequence ATGAGACTCTCCCGATTGAAGCGCCTGCCGTCGCGGGTGAAACGCGCCGCCCGGTTCGAGATCCACGCGCACTGGCGCCGCCAGCCGCTGGTCGCCGGGAGCGTCTTCTACGAGTCCTTCTCGGGCAACGGGATGCTCGACAACCCGGAGGCCGTCTTCCGGGCGCTGCTCGCCGCTCCCGATCTGCAGCATCTCACCCACGTGTGGGCGCTCTCCGACTTCGACCAGTACCGGTCGGCGATCGACGAGTTCTCGGGAGACCCCCGGGTGACGTTCGTGCGCTACGGCTCGGCCTCGTACTACCGGGCGCTCGCGACCAGCCAGTACCTGGTCAACAATGCGACCTTCCCTCCCGACTTCTCGAAGCGCGACGGCCAGGTGTACCTCAACACCTGGCACGGCACGCCCCTGAAGCGGATGGGATACGACATCGAGGACGGCGCGCTCGGCGCCGCGAACATCCTCCGCAACTTCGTCCAGGCCGACTATCTGCTCTCCGCGAACCCGTTCATGACCGAGCAGATGTACGAGACGGCGTACAAGCTGAGAGGCATCTACCGCGGGACCCTCGTCGAGGAAGGCTACCCGCGCATCGACCGGCAGTTCCTCGACGACGCGGGGCGCGCCGCCGTGCGCACCCGTCTCACGGCGGCGGGCATCCCGCTCGGCGACCGCGCGGTCGTGCTCTACGCGCCCACGTGGAAGGGCACGACCTTCGGGCGGCCGACCGACGACCTCGACGAGATGCTGGAGCACATCCACCGCATCGAGGAGCAGCTCGACACCAGCCGGTACGTCGTGCTCCTCAAGACCCACCAGTCCGTGCACGCGCTCGCGGCCCACCGCCCCGAGCTGAAGCGGCTGCTCGTCCCGAACGAGATCCCCACCAATCTGGTGCTCGGCGCCTCGGACCTGCTGATCTCCGACTACTCGAGCATCTTCTTCGACTTCCTCCGGACCGGCCGCCCGATCGTGTTCTTCACCCCGGACCTCGCCGACTACGCCGGCACCCGCGGACTCTACTTCGAGCCAGACGAGTGGCCCGGTCCGGTGTACGAGTCGGCGCGGGAGGTCGGCGAGGCGATCGCCCGCATCGCCGCCGACGGCGATCGCGTGCCGGAGGCGGACCGCGAGCGCTACGACTCCATGCAGCGCCGATTCACTCCGTATGAGGACGGTCACGCCGCCGACAGGGTCGTCGACATCGTGTTCCGCGGCGCGCGCGACGGCTACCGGCTGCGCGACGACCTCGCGGACGACGGCCGTCGGAAGATCCTGCTCTACCTGGGCGGGATGCGCCCCAACGGCATCACGACCTCGGCCCTCAACCTCCTGAACAACCTCGATCACGACCAGTACGACGTGTCGGCGTTCTTCGCGCAGAGCCGATCGCGGCCGACGATCGCCAAGCAGCAGCAGATCCACCCGGCGGTGCGCCAGTTCCCGCGCGTCGGCGGCATGAACGGGGCGAAGCTGCTGCACCTGGCACGGCACCTGCATTTCCGCCGCGGCCGCATCGCGGAGCACGCGGACGTGCCGGCGCAGAACCGCCTCTGGGACGACGAGTGGTACCGCTGCTTCGGTGAGAGCCGCTTCGACTATGTGGTCGACTTCTCCGGCTACGGACCGTTCTGGGCCGCCCTGCTGCTGCACTCCCCCGACGCCCAGCGCGCCATCTGGCTGCACAACGACCTCGCCTCCGACGCGCACCGCGAGGTCAACGGCGAGAAGAAGATGCTGCACAGCCTCACGCAGATCTTCACCCTCTACGGGCAGTACGACCACCTCGTCTCCGTCTCGCCCACCCTCTCCGACATCAACCGGGAGGCCCTCGCCGAGTACGCCGCCCCCGAGAAGTTCCTCTCGGCGCTCAACACGGTCGATGCCGAGCACATCCTCGAGAACGCACGGGCCGACCTCCACAAGGTGGCCTTCGACGAGGAGACCGGGATCGTTCCCGAGTGGGCGGAGGCGCTCCTCGCGGACGACGACGTGACCACGTTCGTCAACGTGGGACGGCTCTCGCCGGAGAAGAACCAGGCGCGGCTGGTGCGCGCGTTCGCCACCGTGCACGCCGAGAATCCGAAGACGCGTCTCGTGATCGTCGGCTCCGGTCCGCTCGCCGACGACCTCCGGGCCCTGATCGCCGAGCTCGGCCTCGAGCACGCCGCCTTCTTGACCGGCATGCAGCGCAACCCGCACGCCATCATGGCCGCCGCCGACTGCTTCGTGCTCTCCAGCGACTACGAGGGCCAGCCGATGGTCATCCTGGAAGCCCTCGTGCTCGACCTGCCGATCGTGACGGTCGAGTTCGCCTCCGCGAAGAACGCCCTCCCGGCGGGCAGCGGGCTGGTCGTCCCGCAGACCGACGACGGCGTGGCCGACGGGATGCGCGCCTTCCTCGCCGGCACGGTGCCGGCCGGCCGCTTCGACTCCGCCGCCTACAACCGCAAGGCCGTCGGCGAGTTCTACCGCGCCATCGGCGCGACCCGGGCGCTGGCCGAGAAGCCGTAG
- a CDS encoding acyl-CoA dehydrogenase family protein, with translation MGTHTVVNQPPPRTDLDEFAANLPLQEAVHRYDAGWAVPALGESGRLVGSAAFQADAERANTREPQLRGFDRWGNRLDEVEYDESYHRIIRSAVAAGAHTSAWAEPRPGANVARAATFLLFAQVEPGHACPVSMSHAAVPALAADDVLAAEWVPRLLSRDYDGRLAAGKTSALFGMAMTEKQGGSDVRANTTRALAAGDGRWLITGHKWFCSAPMSDAFLVLAQTAGGLSCFVVPRVLGDGTRNVFLIQRLKDKLGNRSNASSEVEFDGTIGFLLGEEGRGVRTILEMVNRTRLDCILGSAAGMRQAVAEAAWHVRHRSAFGARLVDQPAMTAVLADLALESEAATAVSLRLARAHDADAPDEDVAFRRLATAVTKYWVCKRGPGHAYEALECLGGNGYTEAFPLARRYREQPVMAIWEGSGNVIALDVLRALAREPASREAFDAELAAARGTHPEYDAHHDRLRIALDTADESSARSTVSALAVALQASLLIRHAPPAVADAFVAARLGPERGSLYGELPRGVDTVAVAARA, from the coding sequence ATGGGCACCCACACCGTCGTGAACCAGCCTCCGCCGCGCACCGACCTCGACGAGTTCGCCGCGAACCTCCCGCTGCAGGAGGCGGTGCACCGCTACGACGCCGGCTGGGCCGTGCCCGCGCTCGGCGAGTCCGGGCGTCTGGTCGGGTCGGCCGCGTTCCAGGCCGACGCCGAGCGGGCGAACACGCGCGAGCCGCAGTTGCGCGGCTTCGATCGCTGGGGCAACCGCCTCGACGAGGTGGAGTACGACGAGAGCTACCACCGGATCATCCGCTCTGCGGTCGCCGCCGGCGCGCACACGTCGGCGTGGGCCGAGCCGCGGCCGGGCGCGAACGTCGCCCGCGCCGCCACTTTCCTGCTCTTCGCGCAAGTGGAGCCGGGGCACGCCTGCCCGGTCTCGATGTCGCACGCCGCCGTCCCCGCGCTGGCCGCGGACGACGTGCTCGCCGCCGAGTGGGTGCCGCGCCTCCTGAGCCGTGACTACGACGGGCGTCTCGCAGCGGGCAAGACGTCGGCGCTGTTCGGCATGGCGATGACCGAGAAGCAGGGCGGCTCCGACGTGCGCGCCAACACGACGCGTGCGCTCGCCGCCGGCGACGGCCGCTGGCTGATCACCGGCCACAAGTGGTTCTGCTCGGCGCCGATGTCGGACGCGTTCCTGGTGCTGGCGCAGACCGCCGGCGGGCTGAGCTGCTTCGTCGTGCCCCGGGTGCTGGGCGACGGGACGCGCAACGTCTTCCTCATCCAGCGCCTCAAGGACAAGCTGGGCAATCGCTCCAACGCGTCGAGCGAGGTGGAGTTCGACGGGACCATCGGCTTCCTCCTCGGCGAGGAGGGGCGCGGAGTGCGCACCATCCTGGAGATGGTCAACCGCACGCGGCTCGACTGCATCCTGGGCAGCGCGGCCGGCATGCGGCAGGCCGTCGCCGAGGCCGCCTGGCACGTGCGCCATCGCTCGGCCTTCGGAGCGCGCCTCGTCGACCAGCCTGCGATGACCGCCGTGCTCGCCGACCTCGCGCTGGAGTCCGAGGCGGCGACCGCCGTCTCCCTCCGGTTGGCGCGAGCCCACGACGCCGACGCACCGGACGAAGACGTCGCGTTCCGGCGCCTGGCGACCGCTGTCACCAAGTACTGGGTCTGCAAGCGCGGCCCCGGCCATGCCTACGAAGCCCTCGAGTGCCTCGGCGGCAACGGCTACACGGAGGCCTTCCCGCTCGCGCGCCGCTACCGGGAGCAGCCCGTGATGGCGATCTGGGAGGGCTCGGGCAACGTGATCGCCCTCGACGTGCTCCGGGCGCTCGCGCGCGAACCCGCGAGCCGCGAGGCGTTCGACGCCGAGCTGGCCGCCGCGCGCGGGACGCACCCGGAGTACGACGCCCACCACGACCGACTCCGCATCGCGCTCGACACGGCCGACGAGTCGTCCGCTCGCTCGACCGTCTCCGCGCTCGCCGTCGCACTGCAGGCGTCGCTGCTCATCCGTCACGCGCCGCCGGCCGTCGCCGACGCGTTCGTCGCCGCCCGACTCGGCCCCGAGCGCGGGTCGCTGTACGGGGAGCTGCCGCGGGGCGTCGACACGGTGGCGGTCGCGGCGCGGGCGTGA
- a CDS encoding MarR family winged helix-turn-helix transcriptional regulator, translating to MGDARDDGPRDEVDRIVGAWLRERPDLDFSPLQVLSRVDRLSRHLDRARRAAFDRSDLDSWEFDVLSALRRAGAPYQLSPKSLLQQTLVSSGTMTNRIDRLVARGLVERRTDPNDGRGILVQMSAQGLARVDAAITRLVDAEADLLEALSPSDQERLASLLRKLSLGFDA from the coding sequence ATGGGTGACGCACGCGACGATGGACCGCGCGACGAGGTGGACCGCATCGTCGGTGCATGGCTGCGCGAGCGCCCCGACCTCGACTTCTCCCCGCTGCAGGTGCTCTCCCGCGTCGACCGCCTCTCCCGGCACCTCGACCGCGCCCGCCGCGCGGCCTTCGACCGCTCCGACCTCGACTCCTGGGAGTTCGACGTGCTCTCGGCGCTCCGACGCGCCGGAGCCCCCTACCAGCTCAGCCCGAAATCCCTCCTGCAGCAGACCCTCGTCTCCTCCGGCACCATGACCAACCGGATCGACCGCCTCGTGGCCCGCGGCCTGGTCGAGCGTCGCACCGATCCGAACGACGGCCGTGGCATCCTGGTGCAGATGTCCGCCCAGGGCCTCGCGCGCGTCGACGCCGCGATCACCCGGCTCGTGGACGCGGAGGCCGATCTGCTCGAGGCGCTCTCGCCCTCCGACCAGGAGCGGCTGGCGTCCCTCCTGCGCAAGCTGAGCCTCGGCTTCGACGCCTGA